The proteins below come from a single Rhodohalobacter sp. SW132 genomic window:
- a CDS encoding lipopolysaccharide assembly protein LapB → MKRYIAILLFVAGFSSVAHAQSEPPYGMSEIAAYSIFYDNYTQGDYDMALQFGRWMLEKKPRTIEGFGRFSLPTQYNRMRRIYTEKADLQSDPALKEAYLDSAIYVFEDALATFSEDEIDVFEWTFNKGQFYQRHSGNIDGGMDRALEIYEELFESHPGRLTEAADGYYARLLLNNYVSNGERQKALDMIDIIEPIGGAEVQSAISDARNEIFSDPEERIEFIESQLADTPDNEDLLNELASLFEAQGNRDRAIEVAQRLYDVNPNFTHTRKLADYAKADAQNELANRYLKEALEKTDDRTIRRNITLEISEVYQNMDQFQNARDYARQAIAIDGNWGEPYLRISSIYAATISRCTRNRTIDRDDRRVYWLVMDYLDRARDVDPSVANTVRSRYATYEPVVPSTQDKFFRDWETGQELRIDGSAHQCYAWINETTRVR, encoded by the coding sequence ATGAAAAGATACATCGCAATTTTACTTTTTGTGGCAGGTTTCTCATCTGTGGCGCATGCACAAAGCGAGCCCCCTTACGGAATGAGTGAAATCGCAGCATACTCCATTTTTTACGACAATTATACGCAGGGCGATTACGATATGGCACTGCAGTTCGGCCGATGGATGCTCGAGAAAAAACCACGCACAATTGAAGGTTTCGGCAGATTCAGCCTCCCCACTCAGTATAACAGAATGAGACGGATCTATACCGAGAAAGCGGACCTTCAGTCAGATCCCGCCCTTAAAGAAGCCTATCTCGACTCTGCCATCTATGTTTTTGAAGATGCACTGGCTACATTTTCAGAAGACGAAATCGATGTATTTGAATGGACATTCAACAAGGGACAGTTCTACCAGCGCCACTCCGGAAATATCGATGGCGGGATGGATAGAGCTCTGGAAATTTATGAAGAACTTTTTGAGTCGCATCCCGGACGTCTTACAGAAGCAGCCGACGGCTACTACGCCAGACTTTTGTTAAACAATTATGTAAGTAACGGAGAACGCCAAAAAGCTCTTGATATGATCGATATTATCGAGCCAATTGGAGGAGCAGAAGTGCAAAGTGCTATCAGTGATGCTCGAAACGAAATCTTTTCAGATCCCGAAGAGAGGATTGAATTTATCGAAAGCCAATTGGCTGACACACCAGATAATGAAGATCTTTTAAATGAACTCGCTTCACTCTTTGAAGCCCAGGGAAACAGGGATCGGGCTATTGAAGTTGCTCAACGCCTCTATGACGTGAACCCTAATTTTACACACACGCGTAAACTAGCGGATTATGCAAAAGCTGATGCTCAGAATGAGCTTGCAAACCGCTATTTAAAAGAAGCGCTTGAAAAAACTGACGATCGAACTATTCGCAGAAATATTACGCTTGAGATTTCTGAAGTCTATCAGAATATGGATCAATTTCAGAATGCCAGAGATTATGCAAGACAAGCAATTGCAATTGACGGAAACTGGGGTGAGCCCTATCTGAGGATTTCATCTATCTATGCAGCTACGATTTCACGCTGCACAAGAAACAGAACCATTGACAGGGATGACAGAAGAGTTTACTGGCTTGTAATGGATTATCTTGACAGAGCACGAGATGTAGATCCATCCGTAGCAAACACGGTTCGCAGCCGGTATGCCACCTACGAACCGGTTGTACCCTCTACACAAGATAAATTCTTCAGGGATTGGGAAACTGGTCAGGAACTGCGCATTGACGGCTCGGCCCACCAATGCTATGCCTGGATAAATGAAACGACACGGGTTCGATAA
- the rho gene encoding transcription termination factor Rho — translation MARSKKGKGRNYKKSNKKGTNGNVFIPKFHHNQKTRIGGRFSGILEINQKGYGFIRKLDYEFSYNPKDPFLKPDEVKYHDLRSGLIMEGEFEEDQSGNRHVHSIEKINGNPPEFWQKTNRFELQTPIMPNEQIKLGHNPSDHELRVMDLISPVGKGQRALIVAPPRTGKTVLLKKIARSITENYPNISTAILLVDERPEEVTDFIRSTNAEVFASSNDKPTDSHVRISEMALGYVKRKAECGQDAVLLIDSLTRLGRSYNAVQSNSGRTLSGGLDIRALEIPKKIFGSARKIEGGGSLTIIATCLVETNSRMDDLIFEEFKGTGNLELVLDRELANDRIYPAINIAASGTRNEDKFITDSIEERNMVRRFLLKKSPKESMLMLMKVIERTESNEELFAQLAATT, via the coding sequence ATGGCACGTTCAAAAAAAGGTAAAGGACGGAACTACAAAAAAAGCAATAAAAAAGGGACCAACGGAAACGTATTCATCCCAAAGTTTCACCACAATCAGAAAACAAGGATCGGAGGTCGCTTCAGCGGCATTCTTGAAATAAATCAGAAGGGGTATGGATTTATCCGAAAACTCGATTATGAGTTCAGCTATAATCCAAAAGACCCATTTCTGAAACCGGACGAAGTGAAATACCACGATTTGCGATCCGGCCTGATTATGGAAGGTGAGTTTGAAGAAGATCAGAGCGGAAACCGGCACGTTCATTCTATCGAAAAAATAAACGGTAACCCTCCTGAGTTCTGGCAAAAAACCAATCGGTTTGAGTTGCAAACTCCTATCATGCCGAATGAACAAATAAAACTTGGCCATAATCCGTCGGATCATGAGCTGCGTGTGATGGACTTGATCTCCCCAGTTGGCAAAGGTCAGCGTGCCTTGATTGTCGCCCCTCCCCGAACCGGGAAAACCGTGCTTCTAAAGAAAATCGCCCGAAGTATTACCGAAAATTATCCCAACATCAGTACCGCAATTCTGCTGGTTGATGAACGCCCCGAAGAGGTCACGGATTTTATTCGATCCACCAATGCCGAGGTTTTTGCATCTTCAAATGATAAACCAACCGACAGCCATGTGCGAATCTCAGAGATGGCGCTTGGCTATGTGAAAAGAAAAGCAGAATGTGGCCAGGATGCAGTTCTTCTCATCGATTCGCTTACACGCCTTGGCCGATCCTATAACGCAGTGCAGTCCAACAGCGGACGAACACTATCGGGTGGTCTCGATATTCGTGCTCTCGAAATCCCGAAAAAAATCTTCGGTTCAGCAAGAAAAATTGAGGGCGGCGGTTCGTTAACCATTATCGCAACCTGTCTTGTTGAGACTAATTCAAGAATGGATGACCTTATTTTTGAAGAGTTCAAAGGAACCGGTAACCTGGAGCTCGTACTGGACAGAGAGCTGGCAAACGACAGGATTTACCCGGCCATTAACATCGCCGCATCCGGCACGCGAAATGAGGACAAATTCATTACCGACTCCATCGAAGAACGAAATATGGTGAGACGCTTTCTTCTCAAAAAGTCACCAAAAGAGTCGATGCTAATGCTCATGAAAGTAATTGAGCGAACCGAAAGCAACGAAGAACTCTTTGCACAGCTTGCAGCCACAACGTAG
- a CDS encoding TlpA disulfide reductase family protein: protein MANKESSEKKEKSFRRSLIEWSVIVIAALTLYLTGYHTQVIGTVQRAFLATGLITPSLSIDYDEMRDAGTEFYFADKDHRTQSLAEHKGNVVFLNVWASWCPPCIAEMPSIANLYSTFKDREGYSFILVSMDEDFSEAERFMESRDLDLPIYHYRGRDRDIFQSDLLPTTYVITPDGKIAMEKQGMAKYDTPAFKKFLEDLADLQVH, encoded by the coding sequence ATGGCTAATAAAGAATCTTCAGAAAAGAAAGAGAAGAGCTTCAGGCGATCACTGATTGAGTGGAGTGTAATAGTGATCGCGGCACTGACGCTCTATCTCACTGGCTATCATACACAGGTAATCGGAACCGTACAGCGTGCCTTTCTGGCGACAGGTTTGATTACACCCTCTCTGAGTATCGATTATGATGAGATGAGGGATGCCGGTACGGAGTTCTACTTTGCTGATAAAGACCATAGAACGCAAAGCCTGGCCGAACACAAGGGAAATGTAGTTTTTCTGAATGTATGGGCAAGCTGGTGTCCCCCTTGTATTGCAGAAATGCCGTCGATTGCCAATCTCTATTCAACCTTCAAAGACCGGGAAGGCTACAGTTTTATCCTGGTGTCAATGGATGAAGATTTTTCTGAAGCGGAAAGATTTATGGAGAGCCGCGATCTTGATCTGCCGATCTATCACTACCGGGGTCGGGACCGTGACATTTTTCAGAGTGATCTGCTGCCCACCACTTATGTGATCACTCCGGACGGAAAAATAGCCATGGAAAAGCAGGGAATGGCCAAATATGATACGCCGGCCTTCAAAAAGTTTCTCGAAGACCTCGCTGATCTGCAGGTGCATTGA
- a CDS encoding Mrp/NBP35 family ATP-binding protein, whose product MAIRKEQVITALTHVLHPEYEKDLITLDLIQDLIVQEKYISFTLELPSENKPLAADLKKQCTEAVHKFVDKEAVLDITVGINISKKRELDGDDAAPQPQQQNAGQQQPVLPGVKNIIAVASGKGGVGKSTVAANLAVALSKAGHSVGLLDTDIYGPSVPTMFGVTERPNITTDKKLVPIYKHGVHLVSMGFLVDTDQAMIWRGPMVTSAVKQFMQEVKWGELDYLVLDLPPGTGDIQLTIVQTVPLTAAVIVSTPQTVALDDARKGVAMFGKVDVPVLGIIENMAYFTPPDMPEKKYYIFGKHGARKLAQKLEVPFLGEVALQENIRETSDSGTPVVEAQPDSPAAKSFLQIGERVKNALITLNKDPEKIEINIRP is encoded by the coding sequence ATGGCGATACGAAAAGAGCAGGTAATTACCGCATTAACACACGTTTTGCATCCTGAATATGAAAAAGATCTGATCACACTGGACTTGATCCAGGATCTGATCGTCCAGGAAAAATATATTTCTTTTACTCTGGAGCTGCCTTCCGAAAATAAACCGCTTGCTGCTGATCTGAAAAAGCAGTGCACGGAAGCTGTTCATAAATTTGTGGATAAAGAGGCTGTTCTCGACATCACGGTGGGGATCAATATTTCCAAAAAGCGTGAGCTTGATGGGGATGATGCAGCTCCTCAACCTCAGCAACAAAATGCAGGTCAGCAGCAGCCTGTACTTCCGGGTGTGAAAAATATAATTGCTGTGGCATCCGGGAAGGGTGGCGTTGGTAAATCTACAGTTGCGGCAAATCTTGCGGTTGCCCTCTCCAAAGCGGGACATTCCGTGGGACTGCTTGATACCGATATTTACGGTCCCAGCGTTCCAACGATGTTTGGTGTAACTGAACGGCCGAATATCACCACAGATAAAAAACTTGTCCCCATTTATAAACACGGCGTTCACCTCGTGTCGATGGGTTTTCTTGTGGATACCGACCAGGCGATGATCTGGCGCGGACCGATGGTGACGAGCGCAGTAAAACAGTTTATGCAAGAGGTGAAGTGGGGGGAGCTGGATTACCTCGTTCTCGATCTGCCACCCGGCACAGGCGACATTCAGCTTACCATTGTTCAGACAGTTCCGCTTACCGCCGCTGTGATTGTATCTACACCTCAAACGGTAGCACTTGACGACGCTCGTAAAGGAGTGGCAATGTTTGGTAAAGTAGATGTTCCTGTGCTGGGTATCATCGAAAATATGGCCTATTTCACACCGCCCGATATGCCCGAGAAAAAATATTACATATTTGGAAAACACGGAGCACGAAAATTAGCACAGAAACTCGAAGTTCCATTTCTTGGGGAAGTGGCACTGCAGGAAAATATCCGGGAAACATCAGACAGCGGAACGCCGGTCGTTGAAGCACAGCCCGATTCGCCGGCTGCAAAATCGTTTCTGCAGATTGGGGAGCGCGTGAAAAATGCACTGATTACTCTAAATAAAGATCCCGAGAAAATAGAGATTAATATTCGCCCCTGA
- the gcvT gene encoding glycine cleavage system aminomethyltransferase GcvT: MSKKTVFYPKHKKAGAKLIDFGGFLMPVQYAGIKQEHHAVREKAGIFDVSHMGEFFVNGPNALPLIQKISINDASKLKPGKAQYTAMCYENGGIVDDLLVYMLNDESYMLVVNASNIEKDWDWITSQNDLNADIENRSDDIALIALQGPESANILSQITEEDLVNIGFYSFKTGIVAGEKDIIISATGYTGEKGFELYIDTRSADPLKIWDAILEAGTPHGLEPAGLGARDTLRLEMGFALYGNDITKDTHPLEARMGWLTKLEKDYFVGKDAILKAKDNGLHRKLMGFEINEPRKVPRAGYDLVNGDGDKIGYVTSGTQSITLGKGIGMGYIQLPYTEPGTEIHVVIRKDHVPATVTKPPFLKK, encoded by the coding sequence ATGTCTAAAAAGACCGTTTTCTACCCAAAACATAAAAAAGCCGGAGCAAAACTTATCGATTTCGGCGGATTTTTGATGCCTGTTCAGTACGCCGGGATTAAACAGGAACATCATGCGGTGCGGGAAAAAGCCGGAATATTTGATGTCTCACATATGGGGGAATTTTTTGTGAACGGTCCGAATGCGCTTCCCCTGATTCAAAAAATTTCGATAAACGACGCTTCAAAGCTGAAGCCGGGGAAAGCTCAATACACGGCAATGTGTTATGAGAATGGCGGAATTGTGGATGATCTGCTGGTATATATGCTCAATGATGAATCGTATATGCTAGTGGTAAACGCTTCAAACATCGAAAAAGACTGGGATTGGATCACAAGTCAAAATGATCTGAATGCAGATATTGAAAACCGATCTGACGATATTGCGCTGATAGCACTTCAGGGGCCGGAATCTGCAAACATTCTCAGCCAGATTACAGAAGAAGATCTTGTTAACATCGGCTTTTACAGCTTTAAAACCGGAATTGTTGCCGGAGAGAAAGATATCATTATATCAGCAACCGGATATACCGGTGAAAAAGGCTTTGAACTTTATATCGACACGCGCAGCGCAGATCCATTGAAAATCTGGGATGCAATTCTGGAAGCAGGGACTCCGCACGGACTGGAACCTGCCGGACTTGGCGCCCGTGATACTTTGCGGCTGGAAATGGGTTTCGCTCTGTATGGAAATGATATCACCAAAGACACACACCCTCTTGAAGCGCGTATGGGATGGCTTACAAAACTTGAAAAAGATTATTTTGTAGGAAAAGATGCGATCCTCAAAGCCAAAGATAACGGACTTCATCGAAAACTCATGGGATTTGAAATAAACGAACCCCGCAAGGTACCGAGAGCCGGGTATGACCTTGTTAACGGTGATGGAGATAAAATCGGTTATGTTACAAGCGGAACTCAATCCATTACCCTTGGTAAGGGTATAGGTATGGGTTACATTCAATTACCATATACTGAGCCGGGAACAGAAATTCATGTTGTAATACGGAAAGATCACGTTCCGGCAACAGTTACCAAACCACCATTTTTAAAAAAATAA
- a CDS encoding 2-phosphosulfolactate phosphatase, whose amino-acid sequence MANLKTLDVFFSSQSFHEEELRNKVVVVIDVLRASSTIITALMNQAKGIIPVEDMGEASRISQSVGSDNLLLCGEKDGIKIEGYDLGNSPFEYNSDTVKNKTLILNTTNGTKAIKKAVGSAELYVGSFLNLSTIVQTLHEEEKDIVLVCAGWRRRMAIEDLLFAGNIVHKLGNGSLHPEARDGAKVAFGLYDKFRDNIPEVIHSSNHAVRLKDLTDEKDVDYCSQTDICDILPVLNDGIITNFYAKKEV is encoded by the coding sequence ATGGCAAATTTGAAAACGTTAGATGTATTTTTTTCATCCCAGTCTTTTCACGAGGAAGAGCTGAGAAATAAAGTTGTGGTAGTGATTGATGTGCTGCGAGCCTCCTCCACAATTATTACTGCGCTTATGAACCAGGCGAAAGGAATTATCCCCGTTGAGGATATGGGTGAAGCGAGCAGAATCTCACAAAGTGTGGGTTCCGACAACCTTCTGCTGTGTGGTGAAAAAGACGGCATTAAAATTGAAGGCTATGATCTTGGAAACTCTCCTTTTGAGTACAACTCTGATACTGTAAAAAACAAAACGCTCATTCTAAATACCACAAACGGTACAAAAGCGATTAAAAAAGCGGTGGGATCAGCCGAACTCTACGTCGGTTCTTTTTTGAACCTTTCTACTATTGTTCAAACATTACACGAAGAGGAAAAAGATATTGTGCTTGTATGTGCGGGATGGAGACGCCGTATGGCAATTGAAGACCTCCTGTTTGCGGGTAACATCGTTCACAAATTAGGGAACGGTTCCCTGCACCCAGAGGCTCGTGATGGAGCAAAGGTAGCATTCGGTCTTTACGATAAGTTCCGGGATAATATCCCCGAGGTAATCCATAGTTCAAACCACGCCGTGCGCCTGAAAGATCTTACGGACGAAAAAGATGTGGATTACTGCTCACAAACCGATATCTGCGATATTTTACCTGTATTAAACGACGGGATCATCACAAATTTTTATGCCAAAAAAGAAGTCTAA
- a CDS encoding DNA translocase FtsK, with translation MPKKKSKNSFLSNFDTTRKLEVAGILIISVAVLLLLSIASYNPNDYGIVKSMSPGAIFSVDQGPALNINNWLGVVGAYISHFLVHSLFGFTSLILPVMIASFGWYLFRQNDLQELGWPLAYGVWVMLLFSTLFGWFHNELELLTTIWSGNFGLGTAAILQNILGIGSIVILSVLIFVSALILVDRDLQKTIDTFKSWTGGMRDDLQERKEEKQRKKAARKEQKEKEKKIRQQQKAERAMKNSSAINENSVSEESSIDDIVERSQQEDLERRENQKKESAELEKKPPRAILDKGDSADISEEDDDVEVSVFIGEGEEEASDRELDRQNRKKAREIPVIKYKFPGIDLLDSPPNEGNEVDLEEIKLNKKIILDKLKRHKIEILSINAIVGPTVTLYELEPSPDVKISKIESYANDLKMATAAHGLRIMAPIPGRSAVGIEVPNSSRETVYIKSVINTRKFVDTDMDLPVAFGKTIENEVFMIDLTKMPHLLIAGATGSGKSVGINTIITCLLYKCHPDDVKFVLIDPKKIELSLYRNIQNHFLAVLPGAEEPIVTDTSKALETLESVTHEMDERYELLKMAMVRDIKSYNEKFKDGELDEDLGHRHLPYIVVIIDELADLMMTAGKKIEEPIARLAQLARAIGIHLCVATQRPSVNVITGTIKANFPARIAYQVASKVDSRTILDTGGADQLVGRGDMLFTNGAGMTRIQNAYVSTEEVEKITQFIGVQQGFKQPFHLPRVEDEESGIPDPLDDIDDLFKDAAKIVVLHQQGSVSLLQRKLKIGYNRAGRIIDQLYNAGVVGPYQGSTARDVKLTEEDELEEIYEELGL, from the coding sequence ATGCCAAAAAAGAAGTCTAAAAATTCGTTTTTAAGTAATTTCGACACCACCCGAAAGCTGGAGGTGGCGGGCATTCTTATTATTTCAGTTGCGGTATTGCTGCTTTTGAGTATCGCATCATATAATCCGAATGATTACGGGATTGTTAAATCCATGAGTCCCGGTGCTATATTCTCTGTAGACCAGGGCCCGGCATTGAACATCAACAACTGGCTTGGTGTGGTAGGAGCTTATATCTCCCATTTTCTCGTTCATTCGCTTTTCGGATTCACCAGCCTGATTCTCCCTGTAATGATCGCCTCATTCGGCTGGTATCTATTCCGGCAAAATGACCTGCAAGAACTCGGATGGCCACTGGCCTATGGTGTTTGGGTTATGCTGCTCTTTTCCACACTGTTTGGCTGGTTTCATAATGAACTTGAGCTGCTTACGACCATTTGGAGCGGTAATTTCGGCCTTGGAACTGCGGCCATCCTTCAGAATATCCTTGGAATTGGTTCTATTGTCATACTTTCTGTACTGATTTTTGTATCTGCACTGATACTCGTTGACAGAGATTTACAGAAAACCATCGATACATTTAAAAGCTGGACCGGCGGCATGCGCGACGACCTACAGGAGCGCAAAGAGGAGAAGCAACGGAAAAAAGCCGCGCGAAAAGAACAGAAAGAGAAGGAGAAAAAAATTCGTCAGCAGCAAAAAGCTGAGCGGGCCATGAAGAACAGTTCGGCCATTAATGAGAACTCCGTATCTGAAGAATCATCCATTGATGATATTGTAGAACGTTCACAGCAAGAAGACCTCGAGCGCCGGGAGAACCAGAAAAAAGAGAGCGCCGAACTCGAAAAGAAACCACCTCGTGCAATTCTCGATAAGGGAGATTCAGCAGATATTTCTGAAGAAGATGATGATGTAGAAGTCTCTGTTTTTATTGGGGAAGGTGAAGAAGAGGCAAGTGATAGAGAATTGGATCGCCAAAACAGGAAGAAAGCCAGGGAAATTCCAGTCATCAAATATAAATTCCCGGGCATCGATCTGCTTGATTCACCTCCGAATGAAGGAAACGAAGTGGACCTGGAAGAGATCAAGCTCAACAAAAAAATTATTCTTGATAAGCTGAAACGCCACAAAATTGAGATTCTTTCAATTAATGCAATTGTAGGCCCAACAGTTACACTCTACGAACTTGAACCTTCGCCGGATGTAAAGATCAGCAAAATTGAAAGTTATGCCAACGATCTGAAAATGGCCACTGCCGCGCACGGACTCAGAATTATGGCGCCCATCCCCGGGCGGTCTGCTGTGGGTATTGAGGTACCGAACAGCTCTCGTGAAACGGTTTACATCAAGTCGGTTATTAATACCCGAAAATTCGTGGATACCGATATGGATCTGCCCGTGGCATTTGGTAAAACGATCGAAAATGAAGTCTTTATGATCGATCTCACTAAAATGCCCCACCTGCTGATTGCCGGTGCCACCGGGTCGGGTAAATCGGTTGGAATAAATACCATCATCACCTGCCTGCTTTACAAATGCCACCCGGATGATGTAAAGTTTGTGCTGATCGATCCTAAGAAAATTGAACTTTCGCTCTACCGAAACATTCAGAATCACTTCCTGGCCGTTTTACCCGGTGCTGAAGAGCCGATCGTCACCGATACCAGCAAGGCACTCGAAACACTGGAAAGTGTAACGCATGAAATGGACGAGCGCTATGAGCTGTTGAAGATGGCGATGGTGCGCGACATCAAATCGTACAATGAAAAGTTTAAAGATGGTGAACTGGATGAAGATCTTGGCCACAGACATCTCCCCTACATTGTTGTGATTATTGATGAACTTGCCGACCTGATGATGACTGCAGGTAAAAAAATCGAAGAGCCGATTGCACGCCTGGCACAGCTTGCCCGGGCGATCGGGATTCACTTGTGCGTGGCAACGCAGCGGCCTTCCGTTAACGTAATTACCGGTACCATCAAAGCAAACTTCCCGGCACGAATTGCCTACCAGGTAGCTTCAAAGGTCGATTCACGCACGATTCTGGATACCGGAGGTGCCGACCAGCTTGTGGGCCGGGGCGACATGCTTTTCACCAACGGAGCGGGAATGACCCGGATCCAGAATGCGTATGTATCCACAGAAGAAGTTGAGAAGATCACCCAGTTTATCGGAGTTCAGCAAGGCTTCAAGCAACCTTTTCACCTGCCCAGAGTAGAAGATGAAGAGTCGGGCATACCCGATCCGCTCGATGATATCGATGACCTGTTTAAAGATGCCGCTAAAATTGTAGTGCTTCACCAGCAGGGATCGGTTTCACTGCTTCAGCGAAAACTGAAGATTGGTTACAACCGTGCCGGAAGAATCATTGATCAGCTTTACAATGCGGGCGTAGTAGGGCCGTACCAGGGAAGCACCGCACGGGATGTCAAATTAACTGAAGAGGACGAACTCGAGGAGATTTATGAAGAACTTGGCCTTTAA
- a CDS encoding outer-membrane lipoprotein carrier protein LolA, whose amino-acid sequence MKNLAFNKQQLPFAFILTLIFLAGGSLFAQGQNTPEFDRLKATFEDGQILHADFSHRYEDSFTGEVQSSEGEIWIGKEQYKIEGSGQIMVVDGDISRVYDSSKNRVIISDYIEEEDDFAPSRMLQGVDESYVVEESATGDGQTEIILVSDDPFSIFERVTILLNQSGMPVEILAIDQAENRLITRFSNGSFTTPSDQLFQIDPPEDAEQIDLRYNSQ is encoded by the coding sequence ATGAAGAACTTGGCCTTTAATAAACAACAATTACCGTTTGCCTTTATCCTCACCTTAATTTTTCTGGCCGGCGGATCTCTATTCGCCCAGGGGCAAAATACACCGGAATTTGACCGCCTGAAGGCAACTTTCGAAGATGGCCAAATTTTGCATGCTGATTTTTCACATCGCTACGAGGATTCATTCACCGGTGAAGTTCAAAGCAGCGAAGGTGAAATTTGGATAGGTAAAGAGCAGTACAAAATTGAAGGCTCCGGACAGATTATGGTAGTAGACGGCGACATTTCGCGCGTTTATGACAGTTCGAAAAACCGTGTGATTATCAGCGACTATATTGAAGAAGAGGATGATTTTGCCCCTTCCCGAATGCTACAGGGCGTGGATGAGAGCTATGTGGTGGAAGAATCCGCAACGGGTGATGGTCAGACTGAAATCATTCTGGTTTCTGATGATCCCTTTTCTATATTCGAACGGGTAACTATCCTGCTGAATCAAAGTGGCATGCCTGTAGAAATATTGGCTATTGACCAGGCCGAAAACAGGCTGATTACCCGCTTTTCCAATGGTTCATTTACGACACCATCAGACCAGCTTTTTCAAATTGATCCACCGGAAGACGCTGAACAGATCGATCTGCGATACAACTCACAATGA
- a CDS encoding lysylphosphatidylglycerol synthase transmembrane domain-containing protein, protein MSKRALNVLISLIVAILFIWLAARNVDAAEFRDQVAAVTFYWLPFFILALLFSHYLRAERWRLLLSEEIREQTPRSSLFAGVMFGYMMNNIFPRLGEVSRPVYVAKKHGLSSGNMLGTIVLERLIDICSMLVLMAIVAISLSADFELLEQLLGIDGWAWYTYLILPAILAGIIFSIWFFYKTLMYLDQKNTISNPLFQKVVKLGRSFGEGMISIRHIKNWPLFILLTSGIWIGYIAMTYIPFWMLNLQADFGLTVQSAIVLTIVSSIGVSIPTPAGIGSYHLLIQQSMWLLYGVPLATALTFATVAHGVTILLIFLIAPAALWFDKYYTLKTGNVR, encoded by the coding sequence ATGAGTAAACGGGCGTTAAATGTTCTTATCTCACTTATTGTAGCCATATTGTTTATATGGCTTGCAGCCAGGAATGTAGATGCTGCAGAGTTCAGGGATCAAGTTGCAGCCGTTACTTTTTACTGGCTACCTTTTTTCATTCTTGCACTCTTGTTTAGTCACTATTTACGGGCTGAACGATGGCGGCTTCTGCTCAGCGAAGAAATCCGCGAGCAGACGCCACGATCTTCACTATTTGCCGGCGTAATGTTTGGCTATATGATGAACAATATTTTCCCCCGTTTAGGTGAAGTTTCCCGGCCGGTATACGTAGCAAAAAAACACGGGCTTAGTTCCGGTAATATGCTTGGTACCATCGTCCTGGAGCGATTGATTGATATTTGCAGCATGCTTGTTTTGATGGCCATTGTAGCGATATCGCTCAGCGCCGATTTTGAACTGCTTGAACAGTTGCTGGGTATAGACGGATGGGCCTGGTATACCTATTTAATCCTTCCGGCAATCTTAGCCGGTATTATTTTCTCGATCTGGTTTTTCTACAAAACACTAATGTATCTCGATCAAAAGAATACAATTTCAAACCCGCTTTTCCAGAAAGTTGTTAAATTAGGACGATCTTTTGGAGAGGGAATGATCTCCATCAGGCATATAAAAAACTGGCCGCTTTTTATTTTACTCACATCCGGGATCTGGATTGGTTATATCGCAATGACCTACATTCCGTTCTGGATGCTCAATCTGCAAGCCGATTTTGGACTTACGGTACAGTCTGCCATTGTCTTAACGATAGTTTCATCCATTGGAGTGAGTATTCCCACACCTGCAGGAATCGGATCCTACCACCTGCTGATACAGCAATCAATGTGGCTGCTGTATGGTGTGCCGCTCGCAACAGCACTCACATTTGCGACAGTTGCGCACGGAGTTACAATCCTGCTGATTTTTTTAATTGCACCTGCAGCACTCTGGTTTGATAAATATTATACACTCAAAACCGGGAACGTCCGTTGA